The sequence ATTTAAAAGTGAATTATATTAATAAGTTTGGAGCTTTTTTAAATTGGGGATTGGAAAAAGATTTGTTTGTACCTTTTAAAGAACAAGCAAGACCAATGGAAGAAGGTAAACGTTATTTAATATATTGTTTTATGGATGAGAAAACCGATAGAATGGTAGCGTCAAGTAAAACACAGCAGTTTTTAAATAATGATGAGATAACTGTTGAAAATGGAGAAGAAGTGGATCTTATAGTTTCTCATATAACAGAAGCAGGAATTAATGTTATTATTAATGAAAAACACAGAGGTCTAGCCTATAAGAATGAAGTATTTGAGGAGATAAAACCTGGTATTCGAATGAAAGGTTATATCAAAAATGTACGTCCAGATGGAAAAATCGATGTTTCTTTGAGAAAGTTAGGTGTGGAGGCAATTGAACCTACTTCGCAAATGATTTTAGATGAATTAAAATCCAATAGAGGTTTTCTAGGTTTAAATGATAATTCTCATCCAGAAGATATTAAAACAGTATTGAAGATGAGTAAAAAAGCATTCAAAAAAGCGGTTGGAAATTTATACAGACAAAAACTGATTGAAATTAAAGAAGATGGTATTTATTTACTATAATATATGATTCAAAAAGATAAAATATACTTAATATTGAGCGCATTCACTTTTGTTTATGTGCTCTATTGTTGTTTCTTTAATTCAAATTTATACCCAATATCATTTAGCCCTAATCAAATTATTTGGTTATTTATTCTATTCTTGCCTATTTTGAATATTTATAATATCATCATTAATAGAGATGCTGATAACCGTTATTATTGGATTGCAATAGTATGTAATATTTTGTCAATTGTTTTTATAATGAAAACGTATAAAATAGATTTGTTTTAAGATTGTTTAAATGTAGATTTTGTACTTTCCTTTTTTTCTGGATTTAACATTTTAGACTCTAATTCAAGTAGTTTTTTTTCAAATAAATTTTGTTTTTGTTTTAATGTTTCAATTTCATCTTCTAACTGTTCATTTTTCGCAACTTCTTCATCAATAATTATTTGCTGTTCTTGAATCGCTTTCGTAAGTACAGGAATAATTTCTGCATAATTTATTCCCATAGGGTTTTTATCTTCAGGATTACCAATTACAGCATTTGGAATTAGTCGTTGTAATTCTTGAGCAAGAAAGCCAATTTCTACTATTGATGTACCTGTTTTATCAAAATTTAAATATTTATCATAAATCACGGGATTCATTTTTTTTACTGTTTGTAAGCCGTATGGCACTTCTTCTATTTTTGATTTAACTCTTGCATCTGAAGTATTAATTGTTCCATTTGAAGAATAAATATATCTCCATCTTGAAAAAGAAGATCCATTATCATAGATTCCATCTGCCCAAGGACCAATATTGTCTCCAAATACAAAATGACCATT is a genomic window of Flavobacterium jumunjinense containing:
- a CDS encoding CvfB family protein, coding for MLAIGQYNTLRILRDTKVGLFLGDGENEEHDVLLPNKYVPKEFYIGDDITVFVYLDQEERPVATTLKPYVKLNEFAHLKVNYINKFGAFLNWGLEKDLFVPFKEQARPMEEGKRYLIYCFMDEKTDRMVASSKTQQFLNNDEITVENGEEVDLIVSHITEAGINVIINEKHRGLAYKNEVFEEIKPGIRMKGYIKNVRPDGKIDVSLRKLGVEAIEPTSQMILDELKSNRGFLGLNDNSHPEDIKTVLKMSKKAFKKAVGNLYRQKLIEIKEDGIYLL